The Streptomyces aurantiacus genome includes a region encoding these proteins:
- the cbiE gene encoding precorrin-6y C5,15-methyltransferase (decarboxylating) subunit CbiE yields the protein MADRVTVIGWDGSPLTDAARSALGVATLVAGAGHHLVLPEVPPSAERIRLGSVALAGRRIAAHRGTAVVLADGDPGFFGVVRTLRAPEFGLEVEVVPAVSSVAAAFARAGMPWDDAQVVVAHRRTLRRAVNVCRAHSKVAVLTSPGAGPAELGLLLDGVHRTFVICEELGSERERVTVLTSDKVADHTWRDPNVVIVLGGPVASSEGGGWIAGRDPGTGPRGWALPDDMYGHELGEGETEVLRAAQLARLGPRIGDLVWDIGSGSGAFATEAARCGAAVIAVDRDPDACARTMAAARRFGVQLQITHGTAPHVLENLPEPDVVRVGGGGAAVVSAVADRRPQRIVTHAATRDAAELIGRDLTEHDYRVECALLQSVEMDTRAWTEKERSVAFLLSGELGRRD from the coding sequence ATGGCCGACCGGGTCACGGTGATCGGCTGGGACGGCTCGCCGCTGACGGACGCGGCGCGCTCGGCTCTCGGCGTCGCCACACTGGTGGCCGGCGCGGGACATCACCTGGTCCTCCCCGAAGTGCCCCCGTCCGCCGAGCGCATCCGCCTCGGCAGCGTCGCCCTCGCGGGCCGCCGCATCGCCGCCCATCGCGGCACCGCCGTCGTCCTCGCCGACGGCGACCCGGGCTTCTTCGGAGTCGTACGCACCCTGCGCGCGCCCGAGTTCGGCCTGGAGGTCGAGGTCGTCCCCGCGGTCTCGTCCGTGGCCGCCGCCTTCGCCCGCGCCGGCATGCCCTGGGACGACGCACAGGTGGTCGTCGCGCACCGGCGCACCCTGCGACGCGCGGTGAACGTGTGCCGGGCCCACAGCAAGGTCGCCGTCCTCACCTCACCCGGCGCCGGACCGGCCGAGCTGGGCCTGCTCCTGGACGGAGTCCACCGCACCTTCGTCATCTGCGAGGAACTCGGCTCCGAGCGGGAACGGGTCACGGTCCTGACCTCCGACAAGGTCGCCGACCACACCTGGCGCGACCCGAACGTCGTCATCGTGCTCGGCGGCCCCGTCGCGTCCTCCGAGGGCGGCGGCTGGATCGCCGGCCGCGACCCGGGCACCGGCCCCCGCGGCTGGGCGCTGCCCGACGACATGTACGGCCACGAGCTCGGCGAGGGCGAGACCGAGGTACTGCGCGCCGCCCAACTCGCCCGGCTGGGACCGCGCATCGGCGACCTCGTCTGGGACATCGGCTCCGGCAGCGGCGCCTTCGCCACGGAGGCCGCGCGCTGCGGCGCCGCCGTCATCGCCGTCGACCGCGACCCCGACGCCTGTGCCCGCACGATGGCCGCCGCCCGCCGCTTCGGTGTCCAGCTCCAGATCACCCACGGGACCGCGCCGCACGTCCTCGAGAACCTCCCGGAACCGGACGTCGTGCGTGTGGGCGGGGGTGGGGCCGCGGTGGTCTCGGCCGTCGCCGACCGGCGCCCCCAGCGGATCGTCACGCACGCCGCGACCCGCGACGCCGCCGAACTCATCGGCAGGGACCTGACGGAGCACGACTACCGGGTCGAATGCGCGCTCCTGCAGTCCGTCGAGATGGACACCCGCGCCTGGACGGAGAAGGAGCGCAGCGTCGCCTTCCTGCTCTCCGGAGAACTGGGGCGACGCGACTGA
- a CDS encoding serine/threonine-protein kinase — MAMMRLRREDPRVVGSFRLHRRLGAGGMGVVYLGSDRRGQRVALKVIRPDLAEDQEFRSRFAREVSAARRIRGGCTARLVAADLEADRPWFATQYVPGPSLHDKVTEEGPLFAAEVAAVGAALSEGLVAVHEAGVVHRDLKPSNILLSPKGPRIIDFGIAWATGASTLTHVGTAVGSPGFLAPEQVRGAAVTPATDVFALGATLAYAATQDSPFGHGSSEVMLYRVVHEEPQLHGVPDSLAPLVRACLAKDPEERPSTLQLSLRLKEIAARETHGMGDTRPPVPRAAEADRPTGRLDDSYPEQRTRRTPGTPPPRGNGTPSRSGARPAPSRGNSTRSNSGSRSGPQRSGTGRPGPRTTGTGRRPANPRLLRQRLFVFVVVTLLVALAIAAAQGCQGPARGLGGDRVQERRQEHVQPDRVPPATPRAAGRQA; from the coding sequence ATGGCGATGATGCGCCTGAGGCGCGAGGACCCGCGTGTCGTCGGCTCGTTCAGGCTTCACCGACGGCTCGGCGCGGGCGGGATGGGCGTTGTCTATCTGGGTTCCGACCGGCGTGGCCAGCGGGTCGCCCTGAAGGTGATCCGGCCCGACCTCGCGGAGGACCAGGAGTTCCGGTCGCGCTTCGCCCGTGAGGTGTCGGCGGCGCGCCGGATCCGGGGCGGGTGCACCGCGCGGCTCGTCGCCGCGGACCTGGAGGCCGACCGCCCCTGGTTCGCGACGCAGTACGTTCCCGGTCCCTCGCTGCACGACAAGGTCACCGAGGAGGGCCCGCTCTTCGCGGCCGAGGTCGCGGCCGTCGGCGCCGCCCTCTCCGAAGGACTCGTCGCCGTGCACGAGGCCGGGGTCGTCCACCGGGACCTGAAGCCGTCGAACATCCTGCTGTCCCCGAAGGGGCCGCGCATCATCGACTTCGGCATCGCCTGGGCGACGGGTGCGAGCACCCTCACCCACGTCGGTACGGCGGTGGGCTCGCCCGGTTTCCTGGCGCCGGAGCAGGTGCGGGGCGCCGCCGTCACACCGGCCACGGACGTGTTCGCGCTCGGTGCCACGCTGGCGTACGCCGCGACCCAGGACTCGCCCTTCGGGCACGGCAGTTCCGAAGTGATGCTCTACCGCGTGGTGCACGAGGAGCCGCAGCTGCACGGGGTGCCCGACTCGCTGGCGCCTCTCGTACGCGCCTGCCTGGCGAAGGATCCCGAGGAACGGCCCAGCACACTGCAGTTGTCGCTGCGGCTCAAGGAGATCGCGGCACGCGAGACGCACGGGATGGGCGACACGCGCCCGCCCGTTCCCCGTGCCGCGGAGGCCGACCGGCCGACCGGGCGGCTCGACGACAGTTACCCGGAGCAGCGCACCCGGCGCACACCGGGCACTCCCCCGCCGCGGGGCAACGGCACCCCGTCGCGGTCCGGGGCGCGCCCTGCCCCCTCGCGGGGCAACTCGACGCGCTCCAACTCCGGCAGCCGTTCCGGCCCGCAGCGCAGTGGGACGGGGCGTCCCGGGCCGCGCACCACCGGGACCGGCCGGCGGCCGGCCAACCCGCGGCTGCTGAGGCAGCGGCTCTTCGTGTTCGTCGTGGTGACACTGCTGGTGGCGCTGGCGATCGCGGCGGCCCAGGGCTGCCAGGGGCCGGCCCGCGGACTCGGCGGCGACCGTGTGCAGGAGCGCAGGCAGGAGCACGTACAGCCGGACCGCGTACCGCCTGCCACACCGCGCGCGGCCGGGCGTCAGGCGTAG
- the cobA gene encoding uroporphyrinogen-III C-methyltransferase, whose product MAEHPAYPVGLRLLGRRVVVLGGGQVAQRRLPALIAAGADIHLVSPAATPSVEAMADAGELTWTRRPYEPGDLAEAWYALIATSDPEANIAASAEAETHRVWCVRSDDADAATAWTPATGHSEGVTVAVLTTNAKGRDPRHTAAVRDAVVEGLRDGTLVAPHYRTRTPGVALVGGGPGDPDLITVRGRRLLAEADVVIADRLGPRDLLAELPPHVEVIDAAKIPYGRFMAQEAINNALIEHAQQGKSVVRLKGGDPFVFGRGMEEAQALAEAGISCTVVPGISSSISVPGAAGIPVTHRGVAHEFTVVSGHVAPDDERSLVDWAALAKLRGTLVVLMGVDKIGAIARTLMDNGKASDTPVALVQEGTTAAQRRVDATLATVAGTVRAEDVRPPAVIVIGEVVTVSADGSFETSE is encoded by the coding sequence ATGGCCGAACACCCCGCCTACCCCGTAGGCCTCCGCCTCCTTGGCCGCCGCGTCGTAGTCCTCGGCGGCGGCCAGGTCGCCCAACGCCGTCTCCCCGCCCTCATCGCGGCGGGCGCGGACATCCACCTCGTCTCCCCGGCCGCCACCCCCTCGGTCGAGGCCATGGCGGACGCGGGCGAACTGACCTGGACGAGGCGCCCCTACGAGCCGGGCGACCTCGCGGAAGCCTGGTACGCCCTGATCGCCACCAGCGACCCCGAGGCGAACATCGCGGCCTCGGCGGAGGCGGAGACGCACCGCGTGTGGTGCGTCCGCTCGGACGACGCCGACGCGGCCACGGCCTGGACCCCGGCGACGGGCCACAGTGAGGGCGTCACCGTGGCCGTCCTGACCACGAACGCCAAGGGCCGCGACCCCCGCCACACCGCGGCCGTCCGCGACGCGGTGGTCGAGGGCCTGCGCGACGGCACCCTCGTGGCACCCCACTACCGCACCCGCACGCCCGGCGTCGCCCTGGTCGGCGGCGGCCCCGGCGACCCGGACCTGATCACGGTCCGCGGGCGGCGCCTCCTCGCCGAGGCGGACGTGGTCATCGCCGACCGCCTGGGCCCCCGCGACCTGCTCGCCGAACTGCCGCCCCACGTCGAGGTGATCGACGCGGCGAAGATCCCGTACGGACGCTTCATGGCCCAGGAGGCCATCAACAACGCGCTCATCGAGCACGCCCAGCAGGGCAAGTCGGTGGTCCGTCTGAAGGGCGGCGACCCCTTCGTCTTCGGCCGTGGCATGGAGGAGGCCCAGGCACTGGCCGAGGCGGGCATCTCCTGCACGGTCGTCCCCGGCATCTCCAGCTCGATCTCGGTCCCGGGCGCGGCCGGCATCCCGGTCACGCACCGCGGAGTCGCCCACGAGTTCACCGTCGTCAGCGGCCATGTCGCCCCCGACGACGAACGCTCCCTGGTCGACTGGGCGGCGCTCGCCAAGCTCCGCGGCACCCTGGTCGTCCTGATGGGCGTGGACAAGATCGGCGCCATCGCCCGCACACTCATGGACAACGGCAAGGCGTCCGACACCCCCGTGGCGCTCGTCCAGGAGGGCACGACCGCGGCGCAGCGCCGCGTCGACGCGACGCTCGCGACGGTCGCCGGGACGGTACGTGCCGAGGACGTGCGGCCCCCGGCGGTCATCGTCATCGGCGAGGTCGTCACCGTGAGCGCGGACGGCTCGTTCGAGACATCTGAGTAA
- a CDS encoding phosphotransferase enzyme family protein, whose product MTADVLLPALRAKVRAAVHPAAQACACGTGASVLADRPDGAVVRHAGTVAKAHAPDTDLPALAARMAVAAHPGLAHVLLPPLGASVAELQGRPVTLWPYGTPVDRDDPEAAPWEEAGTLLAHLHRTPEPVLPPGLPPMRGPAKAARAIARLRSAGPHAAAAPVLRAWAVLPSWARGEAPMPDTRTLCHGDLHLGQLVRSQAGDWLLIDIDDLGRGEPAWDLARPAAWFACGLLPPDEWTRFLTAYRKAAGPAVPGDGDPWPALDVPARALTVQTAALAIVKSVAGGRPLDEVETSVIDACDRMAAHPPELAGEYAT is encoded by the coding sequence GTGACCGCTGACGTGCTGCTGCCCGCGCTCCGCGCGAAGGTGCGGGCCGCCGTTCATCCGGCCGCGCAGGCGTGTGCCTGCGGTACGGGGGCCTCCGTGCTCGCCGACCGGCCCGACGGAGCCGTCGTCCGGCATGCGGGCACCGTGGCGAAGGCGCACGCCCCCGACACGGACCTGCCCGCGCTGGCGGCACGCATGGCCGTCGCCGCCCACCCCGGACTCGCCCACGTCCTCCTGCCTCCGCTCGGCGCGAGCGTGGCCGAGCTGCAGGGGCGACCGGTCACGCTCTGGCCGTACGGCACCCCCGTGGACCGCGACGACCCCGAGGCCGCCCCCTGGGAGGAGGCCGGGACGCTCCTCGCGCACCTGCACCGGACTCCGGAGCCGGTGCTGCCGCCCGGGCTTCCGCCGATGCGGGGCCCGGCGAAGGCGGCCCGTGCGATCGCCCGGCTCAGGTCGGCGGGCCCGCATGCGGCGGCCGCTCCGGTGCTGCGCGCCTGGGCCGTTCTGCCCTCCTGGGCGCGCGGCGAGGCCCCGATGCCGGACACCCGCACGCTCTGCCACGGGGATCTCCACCTGGGCCAGTTGGTGCGTTCGCAGGCCGGCGACTGGCTGCTCATCGACATCGACGACCTCGGCCGGGGTGAGCCCGCCTGGGACCTGGCCCGCCCCGCGGCCTGGTTCGCCTGCGGTCTTCTCCCGCCCGACGAATGGACACGCTTCCTCACCGCGTACCGGAAGGCAGCCGGCCCGGCCGTCCCCGGGGACGGTGACCCCTGGCCGGCCCTCGACGTGCCGGCCCGTGCCCTGACCGTACAGACGGCGGCTCTGGCGATCGTGAAGTCGGTGGCCGGCGGGCGCCCGTTGGACGAGGTCGAGACGTCCGTGATCGACGCATGTGACCGAATGGCCGCCCACCCGCCGGAGTTGGCGGGAGAATACGCGACGTAG
- a CDS encoding zf-TFIIB domain-containing protein, with amino-acid sequence MQCPKCHAPMHTYNRNGVQIEQCSGCRGIFLDYGELESLTRMEGQWSQPAPPPPGAPQAYPSAPAPAWGAPHGGQGGHGGHGGHYGHNKRHKSFGHMLFSS; translated from the coding sequence ATGCAGTGTCCGAAGTGCCATGCGCCGATGCACACGTACAACCGCAATGGTGTCCAGATCGAGCAGTGCAGCGGCTGCCGCGGGATTTTCCTCGACTACGGCGAGCTGGAGTCACTGACCCGCATGGAGGGCCAGTGGTCGCAGCCCGCACCGCCGCCCCCGGGCGCCCCGCAGGCGTACCCGTCCGCTCCCGCCCCGGCCTGGGGAGCTCCTCACGGCGGCCAGGGCGGCCACGGCGGACATGGCGGCCACTACGGCCACAACAAGCGTCACAAGAGCTTCGGCCACATGCTCTTCTCCTCCTGA
- a CDS encoding chorismate-binding protein codes for MQDLPALARFGGLVATGLLDVTSDPAALDSGGFWAVSADFEGRTVCARFADVRRETVPAPVPGEWRGPAAGDWTSSLDRAAYTAGVRRIREHIAAGEVYQANLCRVLSAPVAPDADVDALTALLARGNPAPYAGTIRLPGHGVETATASPELFLRRTGRVVESGPIKGTGRTEADLLDKDHAENVMIVDLVRNDLGRVCATGTVTVPDLCVVEKHPGLVHLVSTVRGELRADVGWPELLAAAFPPGSVTGAPKSSALRIIEDLETVPRGPYCGGIGWVDADRGTGELAVGIRTFWIDRAEGVLRFGSGAGITWGSDPEREWAETELKAARLLAVASGVYPGAYDTDGAAPEDEPDDPGAAGRESTSGR; via the coding sequence GTGCAGGATCTCCCAGCTCTCGCCCGCTTCGGCGGCCTCGTCGCGACCGGCCTCCTCGATGTCACCAGCGATCCCGCGGCCCTGGACTCCGGTGGCTTCTGGGCCGTCAGCGCCGACTTCGAGGGGCGTACGGTCTGCGCCCGCTTCGCGGACGTACGGCGTGAGACCGTGCCCGCGCCGGTGCCGGGTGAGTGGCGCGGGCCCGCCGCCGGTGACTGGACGTCGTCGCTCGACCGCGCCGCGTACACGGCGGGGGTGCGCCGCATCCGCGAGCACATCGCGGCCGGCGAGGTGTACCAGGCGAACCTCTGCCGTGTCCTCTCGGCGCCCGTCGCACCGGACGCCGACGTGGACGCGCTGACCGCCCTGCTGGCGCGCGGCAACCCGGCGCCGTATGCCGGAACGATTCGCCTGCCCGGTCACGGGGTCGAGACGGCCACCGCGTCCCCGGAGCTCTTCCTGCGCCGCACCGGCCGTGTCGTCGAGTCGGGGCCGATCAAGGGCACGGGACGGACCGAGGCGGACCTGCTGGACAAGGATCACGCCGAGAACGTGATGATCGTGGACCTGGTGCGCAACGACCTGGGCCGGGTGTGCGCGACCGGCACCGTGACCGTGCCCGACCTGTGCGTCGTCGAGAAGCACCCCGGGCTCGTCCACCTCGTCTCCACCGTCCGCGGCGAACTGCGTGCGGACGTGGGCTGGCCGGAGCTGCTGGCCGCGGCCTTCCCGCCCGGATCCGTCACCGGCGCCCCGAAGTCCAGCGCGCTGCGGATCATCGAGGATTTGGAGACGGTGCCCAGGGGGCCGTACTGCGGTGGCATCGGCTGGGTCGACGCCGATCGCGGCACCGGCGAGCTGGCCGTCGGCATCCGTACCTTCTGGATCGACCGGGCGGAGGGCGTGCTGCGCTTCGGCTCCGGTGCGGGCATCACCTGGGGTTCGGATCCCGAGCGCGAGTGGGCGGAGACCGAGCTGAAGGCCGCCCGGCTGCTCGCTGTAGCGTCGGGGGTGTACCCAGGGGCGTACGACACGGACGGGGCGGCACCCGAGGACGAGCCCGACGACCCCGGGGCCGCCGGCCGGGAAAGCACGTCGGGTCGGTAA
- a CDS encoding TrmH family RNA methyltransferase encodes MADLITVEDPADPRLRDYTGLTDVELRRKREPAEGLFIAEGEKVIRRAKDAGYEMRSMLLSAKWVDVMRDVIDELPAPVYAVSPDLAEQVTGYHVHRGALASMQRKPLPTPDDLLRTARRVVVMESVNDHTNIGAIFRSAAALGMDAVLLSPDCADPLYRRSVKVSMGAVFSVPYARLDSWPKGLESVREAGFGLLALTPDEKAKTLDEVAPHRMDRVALMLGAEGDGLSTQALVAADEWVRIPMAHGVDSLNVGAAAAVAFYAVATGRPRP; translated from the coding sequence GTGGCCGATCTCATCACCGTTGAGGACCCAGCCGACCCCCGCCTGCGTGACTACACGGGCCTGACCGACGTGGAGCTGCGCCGCAAGCGCGAACCGGCCGAGGGCCTGTTCATCGCCGAGGGCGAGAAGGTCATCAGACGGGCCAAGGACGCCGGCTACGAGATGCGCTCGATGCTGCTGTCCGCCAAGTGGGTCGACGTCATGCGCGACGTCATCGACGAACTCCCGGCCCCGGTGTACGCGGTCAGCCCGGACCTCGCCGAACAGGTCACCGGCTACCACGTGCACCGCGGCGCGCTCGCCTCCATGCAGCGCAAACCGCTGCCGACCCCCGACGACCTGCTCCGGACGGCCCGCCGGGTCGTGGTCATGGAGTCGGTCAACGACCACACCAACATCGGGGCGATCTTCCGCTCCGCCGCCGCCCTGGGGATGGACGCGGTGCTGCTCTCCCCGGACTGCGCGGACCCTCTGTACCGGCGTTCGGTGAAGGTCTCCATGGGCGCGGTCTTCTCGGTCCCGTACGCGCGTCTGGACTCCTGGCCCAAGGGGCTCGAGTCGGTCCGGGAGGCGGGCTTCGGCCTCCTCGCGCTCACCCCGGACGAGAAGGCCAAGACCCTGGACGAGGTGGCCCCGCACCGGATGGACCGGGTCGCGCTGATGCTCGGCGCGGAGGGCGACGGCCTGTCCACCCAGGCGCTCGTGGCCGCCGACGAGTGGGTCCGCATCCCGATGGCCCACGGCGTCGACTCGCTCAACGTGGGTGCGGCCGCCGCGGTCGCGTTCTACGCGGTGGCGACCGGCCGCCCACGGCCCTGA
- the cobT gene encoding nicotinate-nucleotide--dimethylbenzimidazole phosphoribosyltransferase, with amino-acid sequence MTDTGQVPGEGLPENAGMVEQPGVPAPGAYTYLSESTAEDEDLLLLPGAQGAWGNEVAPPAPAPVVEAVHEPGPHETAGRDSGSVDLSAVRMSSPAPQPPVARRPLHLGPPTPDGAGSPVRSLADRGPAGAPPTPFPVRQAGPPTSGPEYLDVPRDEIALQGAAPWGAQAQAQVQVAPPVAQVGSEDVPAETVFPAVAEAHAGEPAAVEAAPVAQVPEAEGDASLPEVQGPPVPPEPSEEPAAEQPAEAPQGQDAPSADGPDAAQTRSAADPAEPEQAPEAVQAPEEAYGAPQPEAVRPDEQPAGTVEDVQVPDAVPVPEPVLEPVLVQDYAQAPQLADGSLFPQAPDGGHGPEFAQAVPEFAHAPQPTPFPAAPHYAHPSEDAGQHAPEAPQAAYAAPDPQPVYPAEPQVPDPAVPFTGAAPPAGAQEPQPQPVEAEPFVAEAVQVQGPAEAPWSAGPTEPEAVPVRSAEEPEAPQEVPAETAAYAEEPVVAVAHEGHGEAAALQDGPPETHAEQPAGQFVPVEGMVPTTPHLAPTPPHAMTVPPLPEERAEQIAEEAAGPAAVTVEQPAEPAPDSGQDEEPVLVLPAPREPDPAPDAEATPVPEAPVEAEEESPEPVAAQQAEDLDTRAADQEESTAAVARTRESTGPAAPGYDDAEREAVLRVMRERRDIRNGFRSDPIPHDVLLRVLEAAHTAPSVGHSQPWDFVVIRSAETRRTMHELAARQREAYAQSLPKGRAKQFKELKIEAILDTPVNIVVTADPTRGGRHTLGRHTQPQMAPYSSALAVENLWLAARAEGLGVGWVSFFDEREMVRELGLPEHLEVVAYLCVGYVDEFPEEPELMQAGWSKRRPLSWVVHEETYGRRALPGEEPHDLLAETVTNIRPLDAKALGEAWERQKRMTKPAGALGMLEIISAQLSGLSRMCPPPIPEPAAVAIFAGDHGVHAQGVTPWPQEVTGQMVANILGGGAVCNAFATQVGAEVCVVDVGVASDLPATPGLLPRKVRAGTADMTTGPALTREEVRAAIEVGIETARDLVAAGNKALITGEMGIANTTASAALISVFTGADPAEVTGRGTGINDETLARKTEVVRRALELHQPDPADPIGVLAAIGGLEHAAMVGLLLGGASLRTPVILDGVSAGAAALVARAIAPEVLAACIAGHRSAEPGHVAALNKLGLRPLVDLDLRLGEGTGALLALPVVQSAARAMHEVATFDSAGVTEK; translated from the coding sequence ATGACCGACACCGGCCAGGTCCCGGGCGAGGGACTGCCGGAGAACGCAGGCATGGTGGAGCAGCCGGGCGTCCCCGCCCCCGGCGCGTACACCTACCTCTCCGAGTCCACCGCCGAAGACGAAGACCTGTTGCTGCTGCCGGGCGCCCAGGGGGCTTGGGGCAACGAAGTGGCCCCGCCGGCCCCGGCGCCTGTCGTCGAGGCCGTCCACGAGCCCGGTCCGCACGAGACGGCGGGCCGCGACAGCGGCTCGGTCGACCTCAGCGCCGTCCGGATGTCCTCGCCCGCACCGCAGCCGCCCGTCGCCCGTCGCCCCCTGCACCTCGGCCCGCCCACCCCGGACGGTGCCGGCAGCCCGGTGCGTTCGCTCGCCGACCGCGGTCCGGCGGGAGCGCCGCCCACCCCCTTTCCCGTACGGCAGGCGGGTCCGCCCACGTCCGGACCCGAATACCTCGACGTACCGCGTGACGAGATCGCGCTGCAGGGCGCGGCGCCCTGGGGAGCCCAGGCGCAGGCCCAGGTACAGGTAGCGCCTCCGGTGGCACAGGTCGGTTCCGAGGACGTGCCTGCAGAAACGGTCTTCCCGGCGGTCGCCGAGGCGCACGCCGGTGAACCGGCAGCCGTCGAGGCCGCCCCCGTCGCGCAGGTACCCGAAGCCGAGGGTGACGCGTCGCTTCCCGAGGTCCAGGGCCCCCCGGTCCCGCCGGAACCCTCGGAGGAGCCGGCGGCGGAGCAGCCCGCCGAGGCGCCGCAGGGACAGGACGCTCCGAGCGCCGACGGCCCCGACGCCGCGCAGACCCGGTCCGCCGCGGACCCCGCAGAGCCCGAGCAGGCTCCGGAAGCGGTGCAGGCACCCGAAGAGGCGTACGGTGCGCCGCAGCCGGAAGCCGTTCGGCCCGATGAGCAGCCGGCCGGGACCGTGGAGGACGTCCAGGTACCGGACGCAGTCCCGGTCCCCGAACCGGTCCTCGAACCGGTTCTCGTGCAGGACTACGCGCAGGCTCCCCAGCTCGCCGACGGTTCGCTGTTCCCGCAGGCCCCGGACGGGGGCCACGGCCCCGAGTTCGCCCAGGCCGTCCCGGAGTTCGCACACGCGCCCCAGCCCACGCCCTTCCCCGCCGCACCCCACTACGCGCACCCGTCGGAGGACGCCGGGCAGCACGCGCCCGAGGCCCCGCAGGCCGCGTACGCGGCGCCGGACCCGCAGCCCGTGTACCCGGCGGAGCCGCAGGTCCCGGATCCAGCCGTGCCGTTCACCGGGGCCGCACCGCCCGCGGGGGCCCAGGAGCCCCAGCCGCAGCCGGTGGAGGCCGAGCCGTTCGTCGCGGAGGCCGTCCAGGTCCAGGGTCCCGCCGAGGCCCCGTGGTCCGCCGGGCCCACCGAGCCCGAGGCCGTGCCCGTCCGGAGCGCCGAGGAGCCCGAGGCCCCGCAGGAGGTGCCGGCCGAGACCGCCGCGTACGCCGAAGAACCCGTGGTGGCCGTGGCACACGAGGGCCACGGCGAGGCGGCCGCGCTGCAGGACGGACCCCCGGAGACCCACGCCGAGCAGCCCGCCGGCCAGTTCGTGCCCGTCGAGGGCATGGTGCCGACCACCCCGCACCTGGCTCCGACCCCGCCCCACGCCATGACCGTGCCGCCCCTCCCGGAGGAGCGGGCCGAGCAGATCGCCGAAGAGGCGGCGGGCCCGGCCGCGGTGACCGTCGAGCAGCCCGCCGAACCGGCGCCCGACAGCGGGCAGGACGAGGAGCCCGTCCTCGTCCTGCCCGCCCCCAGGGAGCCCGACCCGGCTCCCGACGCCGAGGCGACTCCCGTACCGGAGGCGCCGGTCGAGGCCGAGGAGGAGAGCCCGGAGCCCGTGGCGGCACAGCAGGCGGAGGACCTGGACACCCGCGCCGCCGACCAGGAGGAGAGCACGGCCGCCGTGGCCCGGACACGAGAGTCCACCGGACCGGCCGCGCCCGGCTACGACGACGCCGAACGCGAGGCCGTCCTGCGCGTCATGCGCGAGCGCCGCGACATCCGCAACGGCTTCCGCAGCGACCCGATCCCGCACGACGTGCTGCTCCGCGTCCTGGAGGCGGCCCACACGGCGCCCTCCGTCGGCCACTCCCAGCCCTGGGACTTCGTCGTCATCCGCTCCGCCGAGACACGGCGCACGATGCACGAACTGGCCGCCCGCCAGCGCGAGGCGTACGCCCAGTCGCTCCCCAAGGGCCGCGCGAAGCAGTTCAAGGAACTGAAGATCGAGGCCATCCTCGACACCCCGGTGAACATCGTCGTCACCGCCGACCCGACCCGCGGCGGCCGGCACACCCTCGGCCGCCACACCCAGCCGCAGATGGCCCCGTACTCCTCCGCGCTCGCCGTCGAGAACCTGTGGCTCGCGGCCCGCGCCGAGGGCCTGGGCGTCGGCTGGGTCAGCTTCTTCGACGAGCGGGAGATGGTCCGCGAGCTGGGCCTGCCCGAGCACCTGGAGGTCGTGGCCTACCTCTGCGTCGGATACGTCGACGAGTTCCCGGAGGAGCCCGAGCTGATGCAGGCGGGCTGGTCCAAGCGCCGCCCGCTGTCCTGGGTCGTGCACGAGGAGACGTACGGCCGTCGCGCGCTGCCCGGCGAGGAGCCGCACGACCTGCTCGCCGAGACCGTCACCAACATCCGCCCGCTGGACGCCAAGGCGCTCGGCGAGGCGTGGGAGCGCCAGAAGCGCATGACCAAGCCGGCCGGTGCCCTCGGCATGCTGGAGATCATCTCCGCGCAGCTCTCGGGCCTGTCCCGGATGTGCCCGCCCCCGATCCCGGAACCGGCCGCCGTCGCGATCTTCGCGGGCGACCACGGCGTCCACGCGCAGGGCGTCACCCCGTGGCCGCAGGAGGTCACCGGCCAGATGGTGGCCAACATCCTCGGCGGCGGCGCGGTCTGCAACGCCTTCGCCACCCAGGTCGGTGCCGAGGTCTGCGTCGTCGACGTGGGTGTGGCCTCCGACCTGCCCGCGACCCCCGGCCTGCTGCCGCGCAAGGTCCGTGCGGGCACGGCCGACATGACGACCGGTCCCGCGCTGACCCGCGAGGAGGTCAGGGCGGCCATCGAGGTGGGCATCGAGACCGCCCGCGATCTGGTGGCGGCCGGTAACAAGGCCCTGATCACGGGCGAGATGGGCATCGCCAACACCACGGCCTCGGCGGCGCTGATCTCCGTCTTCACCGGCGCCGACCCGGCCGAGGTCACCGGCCGCGGCACCGGTATCAACGACGAGACCCTGGCCCGCAAGACCGAGGTGGTACGCCGGGCCCTGGAACTCCACCAGCCGGACCCCGCCGACCCGATCGGTGTCCTCGCGGCCATCGGCGGTCTGGAGCACGCCGCGATGGTGGGCCTCCTCCTCGGCGGGGCCTCCCTGCGCACACCGGTGATCCTGGACGGTGTGAGCGCCGGCGCGGCGGCCCTGGTGGCCCGCGCCATCGCCCCGGAGGTGCTGGCGGCCTGCATCGCCGGCCACCGCAGCGCCGAGCCCGGCCACGTGGCCGCCCTCAACAAGCTGGGCCTGCGCCCCCTGGTCGACCTCGACCTCCGTCTCGGCGAGGGCACCGGCGCCCTGCTGGCCCTCCCGGTCGTGCAGAGCGCGGCCCGGGCGATGCACGAGGTGGCGACGTTCGACTCGGCCGGGGTGACCGAGAAGTAG